From one Acinonyx jubatus isolate Ajub_Pintada_27869175 chromosome B1, VMU_Ajub_asm_v1.0, whole genome shotgun sequence genomic stretch:
- the CB1H4orf54 gene encoding uncharacterized protein C4orf54 homolog: MLSFHFWKSLGRPTDAAPSVADGIQTPRRRRCQTNNWTEQLRHGKLAPVSAGAAAPRPQTTSATPAGSLPASLGLAPTAPQGLRTWELVAAAAVVPTALGPVQARGALLRATLQPLRGQGGTQDSPGAHHCLFLSLKLSRGLGMEGATPEPSPQARPEEVGDPGESGAPESQELRQQLRPRPKPAASSPRGASYVEMCASAGAQGDSAGSSALALGRRPRAQGAPRSPGEEAQDEPSRREGKAPAPRRNPAASELSRSQLSRTDGGSNVSSSSSSSPVDKAEEGGLSKMDDTTSTGALATSSSSLGFESDSGENAVSCQPRGGGGGGRTGGGGGGGGAGRGGGGGGDGTECRDIIAKSQGGRDPPKNEEAHYITTHEIQLSEVEQDMDFDVGLASRWDFEDNNVIYSFVDYASFGGSDETPGDVTTPTEEDDDNSCYLSTTPSTNATQTPSPTSSDPARPDADSSGRHTSSTEVGSGPSDSDPTPPPTGPGTATPSEPLPEPPEAASGAAAAASSCGSAASQILLSIKPTSRAINEPSNVRAKQNIIYAAKHEGDMSLRVSTAAEHNSSSLKQDPAAAVAQDHAKKFIAVPARLQTRCGAIRAKELVDYSSGASSAVSELDDADKEVRNLTSRAFRSLAYPYFEALNISSRESSTLSEVGFGRWSTFLDLKCGGVGARVEQSLLRSSAASVAAGLRKGGGARTAADQLYIQSKKSQTKALEFVVSKVEGEIKHVETPLCFQKQVQTGSRVVTLLEPMNCRSDSKASSATGPCRTTRGSSKGPGSVHTDDGSETSESSKPASRADGPQKKSKFASSLLKNVISKKMQREHEFKMERGEVSDTSHHNLSGTSKETAESPARGEKPRERGLQRQSSRHSEAGSEYTVLSVADAGAEGSAAESKSPIFKASAPRESAAVSWRNFPDGHTEEVCEIKKSASETVKGIFLRSQNSAFRSWKEKEAEKREEKAPIGKLKLPKGGDWRADLGEISASKSTIMSRLFVPNIQQTPKDKQPGKQATKYPAAQATSMAVIRPKAPEIKIRLGSVQQPSSDFNIAKLLTPKLASSSASNLFKTIEDNSRAQQKLFRGDNLEKVPQFQVRDVRDKSKAQGPLHQVRDVRKLIKGSGDSSDKGSVTPEQGLTGPKPRQLAAAAGGSKSLSPIVITCQAVVNQREDSMDREPRENIGKGGSGRVLNSSSPEGTVLVHRASGRLPVATIAPNKPEQGSYLPVLKIVSKASAQKTPEKAKEEEVKEEGKGPKPSRNALEKLTAAVRSMEELYSFNRNEWKRKSDPLPMMMDSHVLSLIASEEREGAAGAEGDPDKLARRLGELQERGAGNKGGVVLRGGPVERLQRRNSNPSTESVSARAAAFENLARERPRSLYIPPVHKDVERTQPLQPLPPLPSNRNVFTVSASSTQKTGGVAGKFPQGPSPESPSAAKGIKSQGLRSLKISPATRAPPDEVTNRKNGSNLEKNNSDCENYLTIPLKGSSAAGELPGRPGPGREGPPASSATTLCSLPPLSARSQVPSSPKGSQVSGTGRPAWRTKPDNPRETVAAPQGPQSPEHLPTAIYHQQPLPFTLQGAQPQVLCFSPPSMPAPAPAGPASVPADPFQQPQPQQTQRKMLLDVTTGQYYLVDTPVQPMTRRLFDPETGQYVDVPMTSQQQAVAPMSLPVPPLALSPGAYGPTYMIYPGFLPTVLPTSALQPTPIAHTPGSSELSSMAAEPPSKDAASTFTEAPYFMASGQSPASSSSSAAAATSQLVGAKGFAQLHGKPVISISSQPLGPRIIAPPSFDGTTMSFVVEHR, translated from the coding sequence atgctttcctttcatttctggaAGTCCCTGGGTCGACCTACAGATGCTGCTCCTTCCGTGGCCGATGGCATTCAGACTCCTCGCCGCCGAAGGTGCCAGACAAACAACTGGACAGAACAGCTCCGCCACGGGAAGCTGGCCCCAGTCTCGGCCGGAGCAGCAGCCCCCCGGCCCCAGACCACCTCTGCCACCCCAGCCGGGAGCCTTCCCGCCTCCCTCGGTCTTGCCCCCACCGCGCCACAGGGGCTGAGGACCTGGGAGCTGGTGGCAGCCGCCGCAGTGGTGCCTACGGCCTTGGGGCCGGTCCAGGCACGTGGGGCCCTGCTCAGGGCCACTCTGCAGCCCCTCCGTGGCCAGGGAGGGACCCAGGACAGCCCCGGCGCTCACCACTGTCTCTTCCTGTCGCTGAAACTTAGCCGAGGGCTCGGAATGGAAGGCGCCACTCCGGAGCCGAGTCCGCAGGCCAGACCGGAGGAGGTGGGCGACCCCGGGGAGAGCGGGGCTCCAGAGAGCCAGGAGCTCAGGCAGCAGCTGCGGCCGCGGCCCAAGCCAGCGGCCTCCTCCCCGCGAGGAGCGAGCTACGTGGAGATGTGCGCGTCCGCTGGGGCCCAGGGGGACAGCGCCGGATCCAGCGCACTCGCTCTGGGGCGCCGCCCCAGAGCCCAGGGCGCCCCTAGGAGTCCCGGGGAGGAAGCCCAAGATGAACCCAGCCGTCGAGAAGGCAAGGCCCCGGCCCCCCGGAGGAATCCTGCCGCCTCGGAACTCTCCAGATCCCAGCTCTCCCGCACAGACGGGGGCAGCAacgtctcctcttcctcctcctcctccccggtGGACAAAGCAGAAGAAGGTGGCCTTTCCAAGATGGATGATACCACATCAACAGGGGCTCTGGCCACCTCCTCTTCGTCTTTAGGCTTTGAGAGTGACAGTGGTGAGAACGCAGtgagctgccagcccaggggaggaggaggtggggggagaacagggggaggaggaggggggggaggggcaggccgagggggagggggagggggagacggaACAGAGTGCAGGGACATTATTGCCAAGTCTCAGGGCGGCAGGGATCCCCCCAAAAATGAGGAGGCTCACTACATCACCACCCACGAGATCCAGCTGAGTGAGGTGGAGCAGGACATGGATTTTGACGTGGGACTGGCCTCCCGCTGGGATTTCGAGGACAACAACGTGATCTACTCGTTCGTGGACTACGCTTCCTTCGGTGGCAGCGATGAGACCCCGGGGGACGTCACCACCCCGACCGAAGAGGACGACGACAACAGCTGCTACCTCAGCACCACTCCTAGCACCAATGCCACCCAGACTCCGAGCCCCACCAGCAGCGACCCGGCCCGCCCCGACGCCGACAGCAGTGGTCGCCACACCAGCAGCACGGAAGTGGGCAGCGGCCCCTCTGACAGTgaccccactcccccacccaccGGGCCTGGCACCGCCACCCCGAGTGAGCCCTTGCCCGAGCCCCCGGAGGCAGCGTCAGGGGCAGCCGCCGCCGCAAGCAGCTGTGGGAGTGCGGCAAGCCAGATCCTCCTATCAATCAAACCGACTTCCCGGGCTATAAATGAGCCTAGCAACGTGCGTGCAAAGCAAAACATTATTTATGCTGCCAAGCATGAAGGCGACATGAGCCTCCGCGTCTCTACAGCTGCTGAACACAATTCAAGTTCACTGAAGCAAGACCCGGCTGCAGCCGTGGCTCAGGACCATGCAAAGAAATTCATCGCTGTCCCTGCTCGCCTGCAGACCCGGTGCGGGGCCATCCGGGCGAAGGAGCTGGTGGACTACTCCAGCGGGGCCTCCAGTGCCGTGAGCGAACTGGACGATGCCGACAAGGAGGTGCGGAACCTGACCTCCCGGGCCTTCCGGAGCCTCGCCTACCCCTACTTCGAGGCCCTGAACATCAGCTCCCGGGAGTCCTCCACGCTCTCCGAGGTCGGCTTTGGGCGGTGGTCGACCTTCCTGGACTTAAAATGTGGAGGTGTTGGAGCCAGGGTGGAGCAGAGCCTCCTGAGGAGCAGTGCGGCCTCCGTGGCCGCGGGTCTGAGGAAGGGCGGTGGGGCCAGGACCGCCGCAGACCAGCTCTACATCCAGTCCAAGAAGTCCCAGACCAAAGCCTTGGAGTTCGTGGTCAGCAAAGTCGAGGGGGAAATCAAACATGTGGAGACCCCGCTGTGTTTCCAGAAGCAGGTCCAGACGGGCTCCCGCGTGGTCACCCTTCTCGAGCCCATGAATTGCCGCAGTGACAGCAAAGCCAGTTCGGCCACTGGGCCCTGCAGAACCACCAGAGGCTCCAGCAAGGGCCCCGGGTCGGTGCACACTGACGATGGCTCGGAGACCTCGGAGAGCAGCAAGCCTGCCTCCCGCGCCGACGGCCCCCAGAAGAAGTCCAAGTTTGCGTCCAGTCTGCTCAAAAATGTCATCTCCAAGAAGATGCAGCGGGAACATGAGTTCAAAATGGAGAGGGGAGAAGTCAGCGACACATCCCACCATAACCTCTCCGGCACCTCCaaggagacagcagagagccctgctCGGGGGGAGAAGCCGCGGGAGAGGGGCCTGCAGAGGCAGAGCTCTCGCCACTCAGAGGCGGGCTCTGAGTACACGGTGCTCAGCGTGGCGGACGCAGGTGCGGAGGGGTCCGCAGCCGAGTCTAAATCCCCAATCTTCAAAGCCAGTGCTCCTCGGGAGAGCGCCGCGGTCTCCTGGCGAAATTTCCCGGATGGACATACGGAGGAAGTCTGCGAAATTAAGAAGAGTGCATCAGAGACTGTCAAAGGCATCTTCCTCCGCAGTCAGAACAGTGCATTCCGGtcctggaaggagaaggaggcagagaagagggaagaaaaagcccCCATTGGGAAGCTGAAGCTTCCCAAAGGGGGCGACTGGAGGGCTGATCTCGGAGAGATCTCTGCCAGCAAGTCCACCATCATGTCTCGCCTTTTCGTCCCCAACATCCAGCAGACGCCCAAGGACAAGCAGCCGGGGAAGCAGGCTACCAAGTATCCTGCTGCCCAAGCCACCTCCATGGCAGTGATCCGGCCCAAGGCTCCCGAAATCAAGATCCGGCTGGGGAGCGTGCAGCAGCCAAGCTCGGACTTCAACATTGCCAAATTGCTCACGCCCAAACTGGCCAGCAGCAGCGCCTCTAACCTCTTTAAGACCATTGAGGACAACAGCAGAGCGCAGCAGAAACTCTTCCGGGGAGACAACCTGGAAAAAGTGCCCCAGTTCCAGGTGAGAGACGTCAGAGACAAGTCCAAGGCCCAGGGCCCCCTCCACCAGGTGAGAGATGTCAGGAAACTAATCAAAGGGTCAGGCGACAGCAGTGACAAGGGCAGCGTTACCCCAGAGCAGGGGCTGACCGGGCCCAAACCCAGGCAGCTGGCCGCTGCAGCTGGCGGATCCAAATCCCTTTCCCCCATAGTGATTACGTGCCAGGCCGTGGTGAACCAGAGGGAAGATAGCATGGACCGCGAGCCGAGGGAGAACATAGGCAAAGGTGGCAGCGGCAGGGTCTTGAATTCCTCCTCACCGGAAGGGACAGTCTTGGTTCATAGGGCATCTGGCAGGCTGCCGGTGGCCACCATTGCTCCCAATAAGCCGGAGCAGGGGTCTTACCTGCCTGTGCTCAAGATCGTCTCTAAGGCTTCTGCTCAGAAGACCCCAGAGAAGGCCAAGGAGGAGGAGgtcaaggaggaagggaaaggccCCAAGCCATCTCGGAATGCCCTGGAGAAGCTGACTGCCGCAGTGAGGTCCATGGAAGAGCTGTACAGCTTCAACAGGAACGAATGGAAGCGCAAAAGTGACCCTTTGCCCATGATGATGGACAGCCATGTCCTGTCGCTCATTGCCagtgaggagagggaaggggctgcGGGTGCTGAGGGGGACCCAGACAAGCTGGCCCGACGACTGGGTGAGCTGCAGGAGCGGGGCGCAGGAAACAAAGGCGGTGTGGTCCTGCGTGGGGGCCCCGTGGAACGTCTGCAGCGGAGAAACTCCAACCCTAGCACTGAGAGTGTGTCTGCCCGGGCAGCTGCCTTTGAGAACCTGGCCAGGGAGAGGCCTCGATCGCTCTATATTCCCCCAGTCCACAAGGATGTGGAAAGAACCcagcccctgcagcccctccccccactccccagcaacCGAAATGTGTTCACCGTGAGTGCCAGCAGCACCCAGAAAACTGGGGGTGTCGCTGGCAAGTTCCCACAAGGGCCTTCGCCAGAGAGTCCTTCGGCAGCAAAGGGCATCAAATCACAGGGACTCCGGTCCCTCAAGATCTCTCCGGCCACACGGGCACCTCCTGATGAGGTGACCAATAGGAAAAACGGCAGCAATTTGGAAAAGAACAATAGTGACTGTGAGAATTACCTGACCATCCCCCTTAAAGGAAGCTCTGCAGCTGGAGAGCTTCCGGGCAGGCCcgggcctgggagggaggggccgcCCGCCTCCTCAGCGACCACTCTCTGCAGCTTGCCACCCCTGAGCGCCCGCAGTCAGGTCCCCAGTAGTCCCAAAGGCTCTCAGGTCAGTGGAACCGGCCGGCCAGCTTGGCGCACCAAACCCGACAACCCCAGGGAGACAGTAGCTGCCCCCCAAGGGCCACAGAGCCCCGAGCATCTTCCCACTGCCATCTACCACCAGCAGCCACTACCCTTCACCCTGCAGGGAGCCCAGCCCCAggtcctctgcttctccccacccaGCATGCCTGCCCCAGCACCTGCAGGCCCGGCCTCAGTCCCCGCAGACCCCTTCCAGCAGCCACAGCCTCAGCAGACCCAGCGCAAGATGCTCCTGGATGTGACAACAGGCCAGTACTATCTGGTAGACACACCAGTACAGCCCATGACCCGAAGACTCTTTGACCCTGAGACGGGGCAGTATGTGGATGTGCCTATGACCTCCCAGCAGCAGGCTGTGGCTCCCATGTCCCTCCCTGTGCCTCCTTTGGCCCTGAGTCCTGGGGCCTATGGACCCACCTACATGATCTACCCCGGTTTTCTGCCCACGGTGCTGCCCACCAGTGCCCTGCAGCCCACGCCAATTGCTCACACCCCAGGGAGCAGTGAGCTCTCGTCCATGGCGGCAGAGCCCCCCAGCAAAGACGCAGCTTCGACATTCACTGAGGCCCCATACTTCATGGCCTCTGGTCAGtctcctgcctcctcttcctcctcggCCGCAGCAGCCACATCCCAGCTCGTGGGGGCCAAGGGCTTCGCCCAGCTGCACGGCAAGCCTGTCATCAGCATCTCTTCGCAACCCCTGGGGCCGAGGATCATTGCGCCCCCCTCCTTTGATGGCACAACCATGAGCTTTGTGGTAGAACACAGATGA